The following is a genomic window from Candidatus Bathyarchaeota archaeon.
ACAAAAACAAAATTCCCAGTCAAAGCCAAGCTAATCTCGCTTGAAAAAGCTCAAATCCGCCACAACGCCCTAGAAGCAGCAAGAATAGCCTCAAACCGCCATTTATCAACAAAACTGGGAAACAACTACTTCCTACGAATCATGCCTTACCCACACATTATCCTAAGAGAAAATAAAATGATCTTCGGCGCCCACGCAGATAGACTGCAAGACGGTATGCGCGGAGCATTCGGCAAACCCATAGGAATAGCAGCACGAGTAAGACCCAATCAGCCAATAATAGTTGTAGGTATAAACGAAGATTCCATAGAAACTGCAAAACATGCCCTAAAACTCGG
Proteins encoded in this region:
- a CDS encoding 50S ribosomal protein L16, with translation MQKGTAVKAKNYRKVKGQAYTRKKYAKSSPPSKITKFTMGDTKTKFPVKAKLISLEKAQIRHNALEAARIASNRHLSTKLGNNYFLRIMPYPHIILRENKMIFGAHADRLQDGMRGAFGKPIGIAARVRPNQPIIVVGINEDSIETAKHALKLGQAKLPMPCRIITEKVGD